One region of Primulina tabacum isolate GXHZ01 chromosome 1, ASM2559414v2, whole genome shotgun sequence genomic DNA includes:
- the LOC142519301 gene encoding uncharacterized protein LOC142519301, with product MDDSEINRGSLDGAYQPLPHFYLAFMVIWVFSAVFWTYNTYKNRHFQSSTLQWALATVPVTKALHLLLSFLFWYSCLYSNVCSLWLSFGVYVSGILFQTATFVSFSLISHGYRILCCRLSLSERRIVCGLSCVLYLTLVGHRASVPYFAAILLLDYFAIFYLIFHHVSQNLQALREQLNFIEYEDIQAMHNAVYTKYVMLKKFQGAMHCVAVLELAIFINTDHSLENYWIRLLVREWAQYFILTYIGWIFRPQEMASHFSVMPILKSTINTIAPPIHSIEMDAETFKEFTSQEWHIGVPTLSSHKERSLKDSVIVMIQHPGAYNVPSSSHKGSPVTVPAFIPASFSEYRSNPTQEQCSILLG from the exons ATGGATGATTCAGAGATCAACAGAGGCAGCTTAGACGGCGCGTACCAGCCACTGCCGCATTTTTACTTGGCTTTCATGGTCATTTGGGTCTTCTCCGCCGTGTTTTGGACCTACAACACTTATAAAAACCGCCATTTTCAG TCGAGTACTTTGCAGTGGGCGCTTGCCACCGTTCCTGTGACTAAAGCTTTGCACCTTCTATTATCATTTCTGTTCTG GTATTCATGTTTATACTCAAATGTTTGCTCTTTATGGTTGTCCTTTGGGGTATATGTATCGGGAATTCTTTTTCAAACTGCCACTTTCGTATCGTTTTCCCTCATTTCACATGGCTACCGCATCCTATGCTGTCGTCTTTCACTATCTGAGCGCCGAATAGTTTGTGGCCTCAGTTGTGTCTTGTATTTGACTCTTGTTGGTCATAGAGCTTCTGTGCCGTACTTCGCC GCGATCTTGCTTCTAGATTACTTCGCTATATTCTACTTGATATTTCACCATGTGTCCCAAAACCTACAAGCTCTTAGAGAACAGTTGAATTTCATCGAGTATGAAGACATCCAGGCGATGCACAATGCGGTTTATACAAAATACGTCATGTTAAA GAAATTTCAAGGTGCAATGCACTGTGTTGCTGTGTTAGAACTTGCG atttttataaacACCGATCATTCACTGGAAAATTATTGGATTCGGTTGCTGGTTCGAGAGTGGGCGCAGTACTTCATCCTCACCTACATTGG ATGGATTTTTAGGCCTCAAGAAATGGCATCTCATTTCTCAGTGATGCCTATTTTGAAGTCCACAATTAATACAATTGCGCCTCCCATTCACAGCATC GAAATGGATGCAGAAACATTTAAAGAATTCACAAGTCAGGAATGGCACATTGGAGTG CCAACTTTGTCTTCCCACAAGGAAAGAAGCTTAAAAGATTCAGTTATTGTCATGATTCAGCACCCTGGTGCGTACAATGTACCATCCAGCTCCCACAAAGGAAGCCCTGTTACGGTTCCCGCATTCATCCCAGCTTCATTTTCCGAATATCGTAGTAATCCGACACAAGAACAGTGTTCAATTCTGTTGGGGTAG